Part of the Spirochaeta isovalerica genome, GGAAAAGAAGATTTATTCAGATCCCGGAGATCTTAATAGAATCTACAATCGTGTTGAGATGGTTCGCTCTTATCTTGAGGGGGCAAGTGAACAGTTTGACAAAATACGGTTTCACCTGGATAGAATCCCGGCAATCAGCAACAGGTTTGTTAAGGGTGAATTGAGATCGGAACTCCAGTGCATAAAAAAACTCCTTCACAACTACAGAGCTGTTTCATTACTGCTTGATGAAAGGCTGAAAAATGAATTCAGTTTCAATTATATAAGCGACCCGATTCTCAAGCTGTTGGGATATGAGGTGGATCAACAGGAAAGTTTTTATATAAAAGACAGCTATTCTGATGAATTAAAGCAGATACGACGTCATTTGAGGGAAACCGAAAAAGAGATTTCCCGAATAAAGCAAGAGAGAATTGAAGAAATACGACAGACCTTTTCTCTTGATTTCCGATTTAATGATTTTCTTGTCGTTCCGGAAGGAGCCATTCCTGAAGGTTCGGAAATTATGCTCTATATCGAACCCTATGATAATTCTTCGGTAGTCGTAAAGCCGCAGCTCGGCAAAAAATATCATGATACCCGAAATGGAGCTTCTCAATACTACAAACGGGAAAAGGAGCTGGAAGAGGAAATCCTCATTTCCCTTGCAGAAACAATCGAACATGAAAGACAGTCATTGATCCTTTGTGTGAAATCATTAACCGAAATGGATCTGACTTTGGCTCGGGCTGATGCAGCTATAAAGTTCCGATGTATAAAACCTGAAATTTCTCATAATGGCTTTATTCTGGCTTCGAATTTGAGATTCCTTCCAGTGGAGGAAAACTGCCTGAATGAAAGAGTCCCTTACACCCCCCTGTCCGCTGAGTTCGATGCTCCCCATATCGTAATCAGCGGTTCGAATATGGGGGGTAAAACTGTCGTGCTGAAGACGCTTCTCTTTGCTCAGATCCTGTCTCAGATGGGGTTTTTCGTTCCCGCGACCCGCTTCAAGACAATTCTGTTCCGATCATTCAATCTCATCGGCGACAAACTCGGCACCGGAGTAAATGGCTTAAGCAGTTTCGGAGAGGAAATTATGAGTCTTATCGAAGGAGCGGCCGAAGGCAGGACACTATATATAATAGACGAGTTTGCCAGAACGACCAACTCAGCGGAAGCCCTTGCTCTTAACAGCGCTTTGCTGAAATCATTTTCGGGAAGAAAAGAAACATGGTCTTTTTCATCAACCCATCAGGAGAACCTGCCCGAACTGGAAAACATCTCCTACTGGACGATGAGAGGGCTTGATTATCTAAAATATGGTGAATACTTTCACAGTAACTTCAAAGGGGATCTTTCGGAAAGAATCAGACTTATAAACAAATACATGGACTACCGCATAGAGCCGAGAGCGGCGGGAGCTGTCAACTCACGGGATGCTTTGAAAATCGCCGATATTCTCGGGCTCGATTCTCAATTGATAGGTTATGCGGAAAAATATATGGAAAAACAGGAGAAACAGAATGGATAATAAACTGGGATTATCGCAGGAACAGATCAACCGATGCCGTTCTCTGGCCGCCGAGATCGTTGAACCGGTTCAGAATTATATACTCAAACACACGACGGACTCTGTTGAAAGGGCGACTTTACGCCTTCTGGGCGCGGACCTTGTGGACCAGGAGGATGTGCCCGTCCCCAATATCATTATAAATCAACTAAAGGACAAAATGGAGGCCGGAGCGGCCGCTTATTATATTAACGCCATTCTCAAAATGGGCTGTTCCCCGGAAGAGCTGAACAAGCAAATCGCCGAAGGTCTGAATATCGGAGAGCTGGATCTCGTCGACCGGAATCACATCATAGAGAAAGGCCGGGAACTGGTTGAAAAGTTTGCAGCGAAAGTAAAAGGACACAGAGATTTCAGAAAAAAGAAAATAGAAGCATCAGCGGAACTTCAGCCATCTCCGCTTCTCTATGTCATAGTCGCCACGGGGAACATCTATGAGGATATCAAACAGGCCCAAGCCGCCGCCGAGCAGGGAGCCGATATCATTGCGGTTATAAGAACAACGGCCCAGAGTCTTCTGGATTATGTTCCATACGGTCCTACGACGGAAGGCTTCGGAGGGACCTATGCCACACAGGAGAACTTTCGCATTATGCGTAAAGCCCTCGATGAAACCGGAGAGAAGGTCGGCCGCTACATAAGGCTTGTAAATTACGCATCAGGGCTCTGTATGCCGGAGATTGCCGCAATGGGCGCTCTTGAACGTCTGGATATGATGCTGAACGATTCCATGTACGGAATTTTGTTCCGGGATATCAATATGTACCGTACATTCGTGGATCAGCACTTTTCCCGAATGATCAACACTTTTGCGGATATTGTTATCAACACGGGAGAGGACAACTATCTGACCACTTCTGATGCTTATGAAAAAGCCTACACAGTAACGGCCTCTCAGCTTATCAATGAAAGCTTTGCCAAAAAATCAGGCATGCCCGAAAGACTTATGGGACTGGGACACGCTTTTGAGATGAACCCTTCAATCAAGAACGGCTTTTTATTCGAAATGGCTCAGGCTCAGATGGCCAGAGAAATTTTCCCCGATGCGCCATTGAAATATATGCCCCCCACTAAATACATGACGGGAGACATATTCAAAGGCTATGCCATGAACACCCTTTTCAATTTTATCGCCAAAGCTACGGGGCAGGGGATTCTCCTGCTGGGAATGCTGACGGAAGCTATCCATACCCCATTCATGCAGGACCGCTTTCTGGCCATAGCCAACGCCCGGTACGTAATGAATAATATGGGTGATCTTATGACGGACCTTGAGTTTAAGAAAGACGGAATCATGCAGAGCCGGGCAAAATCGGTTCTCAATCAGACTGAAGAATTCCTCGGTGAAATTCGCGAACAGGGACTTTTCGACTCGATCGAGAAAAAAATGTTTGCCGATATCAGCCGTCCGAAAACGGGAGGCAAAGGGCTGGATGGAGTTTACGCCAAAAGCGGAGACTATTGGAATCCCATTGAAGAATATCTCAACCGTGAACTGAATATAGCAGGAGGGGCTGAAAAATGATGATTAAAGCATATGGAGATACTATCAACGACGGAGCAGTTCAGCTTTCTTTTACTCTTCCTGTTCCATCGGGACCAAAAGCCGATGAAGCGGCCAGAATCTATGCGGGGAAATTGGGTTTTGAAGAGTGCGAAGTCGTGCACTCCAATCCCCTTGCGGAAGATTTCACTTTCTTTGTGGTTTACGGCAAAAGTCCCGTATCGGTTGATTTTTCCAAAGTTGTCGTTGAGGAAGTCGAAACCTCCATGGACTTCTATGAAGTGAATGATTTTATCAGGGACAGACTGGGGCGGAAAATCGTTGTTGTCGGAGCCTGTACCGGATCGGATGCCCATACCGTCGGAATCGATGCCATCATGAATATGAAAGGTTACGATCAGCATTACGGTCTGGAGAGGTATCCGGAAATTGAAGCATACAATCTCGGTGCCCAGATTCCCAATGAAGAACTTATCGCTTTTGCAAAAAAAGTCCATGCCGACGCCATTCTGGTCTCCCAGATTGTAACCCAGAAAGAAGTTCATATACATAATATGACAAACTTCGTTGAGTTGATGGAAGCGGAAGGTCTTCGTGAGAAAACCGTTATCTGCGCAGGCGGTCCGAGAATCGGAAATAAGCTGGCTCTGGAAATAGGTTTTGATGCGGGTTTCGGACGAGGTTCCTACCCCGAGCATGTCGCATCCTTCATCGTGGAAAAGCTGGCAGAAAAGGAACATCGGGGCTGAAGAATTAATTCGCATTTCCGGGGATTTCGATTAAAATGGTATTAGCATAAAAGATTGGGAGAATGCTTTGCAGATTATATATGAAATCCTCGGTGAAATTGAAAAGGGTGCGTCGCTGGACGATATCCGGAAACTTATCGAATATGGAAAAATAAAAAATCATACAAGTGAAGACGGAAAAACCATTCTCATGTCTGCCTGCCGATGGGGCCGGTTGGATCTTGTCGGATTTCTTCTTGAAGATGATGAAATCTTTATCGATCAGAAAGACCATTTCGGCAGGACTGCCCTGATGTTTGCCGCCGGCCATTGCCACGAAGAGATAGTCCGCTTTCTTATCGGTAAAGGGGCTAATATAAATCTTGAAAGCAAAAGGGGCTGGACTGTCCTGAAAAAAGCTGTCTCCGGCGGATCTCTGTCTATCGTCAGATATCTGGTTGAAGAATGCAAAATGGATATCGGCAAGAAAAGCAACCGGGGGGCCGACCCGGTGTTCTATGCTGCAGAAAGCAATCATCTGGAAATCTTGAAATATTTCGTAGAGGAAAGAAAGGCTTCTGTAAATCAGATCGACCGTCACGGTTGCACCGTTCTCATGAGCGCCGCCCGCAGCGGCGCTGATCAGGTTGTAAGCTATCTTATTAACGAAGCTGGTGCCGATAGGGACATTCTTTGTCTCCGGGGGATGAACACCGTTATGCATGCCATTGAAGGCAATCAGCTTTCCACGGTCAGCCTTCTCCTTGATGAGCTGGGTTATAATAAAGATTATTCAGATGGTGACGGATGGAACTATCTCATTTTCGCTTCCATTCACGGGCATCTTGATATGGTAAAATATCTGGTTGAAGAGTGTGGGATTTCTGTCAATTCCATGAGCTTCAGCGGCAGTACCCCGGTCATGTACGCCTGTCTCGAGGGCCATCTCGATGTCATTAAATATCTGGTTGAAGAAAAAAAGGCCGATCTTTCCATCGTTAATAAGGATAAGCAGACGATTATGGATATAGCGGAAGAGAACCAGAACACTCATGTTATCGACTATTTCAAGAGTTTTTCTCTTTAGTCATAATCCTGAAGCTATAATAAAACACACTGATTAACGAACCTGTTATAGCCATAATCAGAAAAGCCGTGTTCAAACTGAAGGTTTCACCCAGCCAGCCTATCAGGGGAAAAAGAGCAATCATGAAAAAGCTGAAGATCATGCTCTGGAAGGATAACACTGTCGCTCTGTATTCCTGTGGAATCAGTCTGTTTATGTAATGACTGATAGCCACCAGCAGCAGACCTTCCATAAAACCTATGACCAGGTAGAAAGGAAACTTCCAGGGGCTGAGAGCTATACCCCAGAGGGACATAAGGAGAAAAAGGGGAAGAATGAGAATCAATTTTCTTTCTCCGCCCATCTTTTGTTCTATCTTTTGTGCAAAAAGGCTGGTTAGTCCCGACAGAAGGGAAGCTCCGGCAAAAACAGCGCCTATATGAAACTCAGAAAACCCGATGTTTTTCCAGTAATTCTGAAGATAAAAGAATAAGCTCACTGTAAATGAGAAAATCAATTCGGAAAAGATTAAATAAAAAGCAATTTGTCTCCGCGACTTTACGACTTTCAAGCTTTCCAGGGTTTGCTTTTTTAACTTCTTGATCCAATGAAGGCCTTCTATACTTTTGATTTCCTGATGGACTATCGGTTCCCTGAAGCTGAATGCCGTTAAGAGAGACAGAATGACGACAGTGATAGAGAGAGCGAAAACCAGATCATATCCCCTTGTTGCAAGAAACCCTCCGACCAGAAGAGCTAAAATACTCGAAGCCTGTATGATGAATTCCTTGATACCGAGGATTTTCATGTACCGGGATTCCCGTGTCTTCATATCGAGAGAGTCGTAGAGAAGCGCCTCTCCGGCTCCGGATTCAAGATTGTAGCCGATGGCGCAGAGAACGAAGCCCAATAGCTGGAAAGCAAATCCTGTAGCCAGAAAGAGTATGAAAAGACTGGACAGGTAAAAAACACGGCCGAGAATCCGTGACGCTTTGCGGCTCCAGAGATCGGCTACGGCACCAGTCGGGATTTCCATGAGAAAGGATGTGATGTGAAACGAACTCTCGAGCATGCCCAGCTCTATGAGAGAAAATCCTCTCATGGCCAGATAGATCATCCAGATTCCTCTTGTTAAATCCAGATTGTAGAAAGAGATGAACAGATATTCCTTTTTTATATTAGCTTCCATATCTTCCTGAAAAAAAACTCTACCGGCCCATCCGGTAGAGTGAGTAAGGATTAGAAATCAGTAAATTGTTTTAAATAAAATTTGTAAATGTTTTTTTTAAATTATTTTCTTAAATTAGTATTTATTTCTAAGTTTTTTGTTTCCTGCCGCTCAAAGCGAGGAGCAGGCCCAATGCGATTGACAATAGGGCTGCAAATAAAGTTCGGTATTGGGTCGGGAGCAGAAACGTGACCGTATGAGCCGGAATCCAGAAAAAAGGGATGGTTTTGGCAAAAACAAAAGACCACATTTTTTCCCAGTCCGCTTCTTTTAACAGGCTCAATGGAGAGAACGTCGACAATTTGAAGATCCCCGATCCCTTACTGATATGTAAATCTGTCAGATGATGTGTGAGCATCATGAGCGGCGCGAAGATCACATTCATCAGCAGAGAAATAAGAAATGCTGTGAAGAAACGATTCTCAACCATGGGGAAAAGGGCTGGCACGCCATGGGAAAAAATTCCGAAAGCCATATAGATAAATACGCCCAGAAAACCCCAGATAATCATTTTAGGCAGAAGGCCGAAGTCTTTTTCCAGATAAGTGCCCTTCTTGATTCTGAGAACCAGCATTTCACCGGACGTAGCCAGCACGGCAAATTTAAGAAAAGATATAAGGGCGGGAAGTTTGTTATAAGCCTGAAGATATAAGTCTCTGGTTGGTTCGTATATAAAGAAAAAGGCAATTAGTATGCCGAACAGCGCGGCCGCAAGATCGCTTCCCTTCATAAATCCTCCCTGAATGTAGATCATTGTTGATCTGTTTATTGCAGATGTCAAGGAAAAAAATGCAGAAAAAAGAGGATAGCGAAAATTGGATAGATAATTATTACGAAATACGAATTACTCGGAAATGACTCTTTCTATTTCTCTGATAAAAGGTGCTTCGGCAGACAATCGGGAAATCATTTTACGGAATACACGTTCATTTGCCTGACTGTAAGTCAGTCCGCCGTCTTTAAACAGTTCTGTTTCGTATTCATAGAGTACGGTGCTATCCTTTCTCAAGCTGATGTGTCCTCGTAAACCCGCCATAAGCGGTGCGTTTTCAAGAACCTGAGGAAATTCGGAATAGGTCAGAGTGAAAATCAGTGAAAAGTCAGAACTGTTGCGATCGTCTGCGATCTCAAAAATACGGTTCTCGCCGCTGAATATGGCTCTTATACTGTTTTCTGTAGAAATCGTTGTTTCCTTGTTCGATTCGACAGAGAGGAATATCCGGGAAGAGAGCACAGTGATTTCCCGGATTGTTTCATCCCGGAAAAAAGCTTTGCTGTACATATTTTCCATGGGAAAACCAAACCTGTCGAAATCAATGATGATTTTTATACTGTTGGCTCCGGTCTGAAGCATATCGCTGCCAAGCGCTATGCGGGCCGTGCCGTTTATATCGGTTTGGCTGTACAGAAATCCTGTTAGGGAATTTTCTATTTTTAAAGGCAGCTTCCCTGGATAATTTTCTCCTGACCGGCAGGAAATGATTAGTTCCGCTCCCTTATTCAAAGTCGTTTCTCTCTCCTGTGATTTACCGTCTATTTCGATTGATGTTCCCAGACGGTAAATCTCAGAGAGTATGAAATCATTTATATTGCCGGTATAGACTCCTCCGATTGATCCGGAAAGTACCATTCCATAAGGAGACGTTACAAGCACCTGTGCTGCGGTTGCCAACAGATTGAATTTATCGGCTGTTGTCCGGGCAGGTGTAAAATAATCATCCTTGAGAATCTGCTGGATCCTCTGAAGCAGCTGGGAAGTTTCTTCTTCCTGTATCTGCATCCAACGGTTTTTATTCAGCCTCACATAAACCCAGAATCCCTGTTTTTCCGAATACCATGTATCGACGATCTCCCATTCTTTCAGATTCTGTTCAACCGATTGATTCAGTTTCTCATAAAAAGCGCTTCGGGTATTTCCATTGCCTCTGTCTTCTGTTTCAATTATTGTTTCAGCGGAAATGCTTGTCGATATCTCCGCTGCGAGATTCATTCTTGCCTGAGCCAGAGCCCGTTGGTAATCATCGGAACGGTTTCCGAGGTTGGACGATCCGATTCCCGTGTAGAATTCCGGGGAATAGGGGAAACTGTCGACCCAGGCCGGAGCGTTCTGAGGACTTGCAGAGAAGATAACAGCAATGAAAAATGACAGATAGAGAAAATGTTTCATATCATTATCTTATGTCAAAAATCGGGGCTTATCAATCTCGGTTTAAGATTTAAAGCTTCCCTGTAAGATCCGCCATTTCAATAGCTGACATAGCAGCGTCCCAGCCTTTATTGCCCGCTTTGGTTCCGGCTCTCTCCAGCGCCTGCTCGATGTTCTCCGTTGTCATGATGCCGTTTATTACGGGAACTCCTCTGCCCAGTGAAATTGTGGCCAGCCCTTTGGCCGATTCTGATGCCACAATATCGAAATGGGCGGTCGCTCCACGGATAACTGCTCCCAGAGCGATAACTGCGTCGTATTTTCCCGAAGCGGCCAGCTTATCGGCGGCCAGAGGAATTTCAAGGGCGCCCGGTACTTTCACGAGATCAATGTCCTTTTCTTTCGCGCCATGCCGCAAGAGACAGTCCATTGCTCCCTCCTGTAATTTTCCTGTTATCAAATCATTAAAACGGGATACGACGATGGCGAATTTCCTGCCACTGCCTGTTAGATGTCCTGAGATTTCCATTAAATAGCCTCCCTAATTTCCAGAATATGCTTCATTCTTTCTTTCTTTGTTTCCAGGTAATATCTGCTGTAAGGTGTCGCTGTGCTTTCCAGAGGAATCCTTCTGTTCACTTTGATACCCGATTGAATCAATCCTTCGACTTTCAAAGGATTGTTCGTCAGCAGTTCCACTTCTTTGATTCCCAGTTTTTTCAGAATATGAGCCGCATCTTCGTAATTCCTTTCATCAGGTGAAAAACCGAGCTTGATATTGGCATCCACCGTGTCGCAACCAGCTTCCTGCAGCCTGTAGGCTTTCATTTTATTGACGAGACCGATTCCTCGGCCTTCCTGCCTCATGTAGAGCAGGATGCCTCTTTTCTCGTTGAGTATTTCCAGAGCTTTCTTAAGCTGATTTCCGCAGTCACACCTCTGGGATCCGAAGATATCGCCGGTAAGACATTCGCTGTGAAGTCTGACTGTTATAGGACCGGACAAATCGGCCTGTTTATGGACAAGAGCAATATGCGGCATATGTTCGGATAGACCGGAAGAGAAGCAGTAAAGTTCAAAAGTACCCTTATCGGTCGGTAGAAAGACAGGCTCTTCTTCTTTACTGTAAAAAAACTCTTCCATCTCTTCTATCGAAATAAGCGGCAGATTGTGTGTGCGGGCGAAAGCCTCCAGGTCTTTTCCTCTGGTCATCGTACCGTCATCGCTCATGATTTCGCAGATAACTCCCGAAGGATGGTGACCGACGTACCGGCTTATTTCCACAGCGGCTTCCGTATGACCCTTTCTTTCTTTAAGTCCTCCCTCCGCTGCTATCAGCGGAAAAAGGTGTCCGGGACGGAGCAGGTCAGCCTCCTCGCTTTGACAGTTAATAATAGTCTGGATTGTCAAAAGTCTGTCAAAAGCTGAAATCCCCGTTGTCGTTCCCTCCGCAGCATCGACTGAAATCGTAAAGGCAGTTGAATACTGACTGCTGTTCGAACGGCTCATGAGTGGAAGATTCAGTCTTTCCGCGGTCGATTTCTCTATGGGAAGACAGATCAATCCTCTTCCGTACTTCGCCATGAAAGAAATCTGATCTACGGTAATGCATTGCGCTGATACCATCAGATCTCCTTCGTTCTCTCTTTCAAAATCATCTGTTACGATGATCATCCCGCCGGAACGGTAATGTTCCAACGCGCTTTCAATCCTCTTTTTCACATTCATTGTCCATATCCCCATTGTGTCAGTTGATTTGTAGAAATATCTGTTTTCATTTGATAACTCATCAAATTCTCCACATATCGTCCAAGCATATCCGTTTCAATATTGACGCGGTCCCTGTTTTTACGGATGGCCAGAGTTGTTTTTTCATAAGTATGAGGAATAATCTGCAGTTGAATCCTATTGGTTTTTCTCTCTGCGCTGGCTATTGTCAGGCTGATTCCATCCACAGCAATCGAACCTTCGTCAATCATGTACTTCATCAATACTGAGGGGACGTCTAGAGTCAATCGATACATTTCTCCCTCCTTCCTTATGTTTCTTATTTCCGCTGTTCCATTGACATGCCCCTGAACAAGATGGCCGCCAAGACGTTCACCAAGAGCCATAGCCCTTTCCAGGTTGACGATCTCTCCTGTTTTCATGGATCCGGCATTTGTCTTTCTGAGAGTTTCTGCGGAAATATCTGTTACAAAAAATGAGCCTCCCATGTCCGTAACTGTCTGGCAGATCCCGTTAACACTGATGGAATCGCCTATCTTTGTGTTCTCAAGAACCATATGGGCCTGATAAGATGCTTTCAATCCCATGCTGACCCTGGACAGTGTGAGCACAGTACCTGTTTCCTCTATCAATCCTGTAAACATTCAAAACCTCCATCCGTGAAAGACTGTTTGATTGTTGATCATCTCGAATTCTGTTTTTCCGAATCTCAGAGATTGATTCATCAGACCTGTCTGCAGGTTTCCCACGGCATCGATTCCCGTTCCGCATATCAGAGGAGCCGTGTAGATTGATAAGCGGTCATAAGCCTGTTGTTGCAGAAATGATGTGTATACCGCCTTTCCTCCTTCAACAAAAACGGAACAGATTCCCTTTCTGTAAAGCCTTTGGAGAAGATGCGGGAGATCTGTGAACTCCAGAACTTCTATTCCTTTTTCAGTAAAATAAAGCTTTTTCTTTTTCCGGCTGTCAGGACTGGTGACTACAATGGTCCGGGTCCTGTCATCGTCGCTGAATATCTCCCGTTCTTGAGGGAAGTCGAGCGATCTGCTGAGAACTATTCTTATGGGATTTTTCCCCATATCAATAAGTCGCGAATTCAGTTTGGGGTTATCTGCCCGGACTGTGCCGGCTCCGACCAGAACGGAATCATATAGGGACCGGTACCGATGTACATCTCTTCTGGCATCTTCATCGGTAATCCACTTGGAATCGCCTCCCGATGTAGCAATTCTCCCATCCAGAGTCTGGGCTATTTTCAAATGAACAAATGCCCTCTGTTCCTTCTGGTTTACATTGAAAACTTCATTGAGCTTTTCCGCTTCATCTTTCAAAAGTCCTTCTCTGACAGTAATTCCCCGGGATTTCAGTCTGGCGACCCCCATACCGTTTACATGCGGATTGGGATCATTTGCGGCAATCACGACTTCCCTGATTTTTTCCGCAATGATTCTGTCGGTACAGGGCGGTTGTCGTTTTCCTGGATAAACGGTACAGCAGGGTTCGAGAGTGCAGAAGAGTGTCGCACCCGAAACAGATTCGGAAGCATTCTCTATAGCATCGATTTCAGCATGAAGAGATCCCGGTCCTCTGTGACAACCTTCCCCGATAATTCTTCCATTTTTTACCAGTACAGCTCCGACTGCTGGATTGGGAGAGACCGATCCTATGGCGAGAGATGCCAGTTCCAGAGCCCTTGTCATAAAGTTTTGGTGGTTCATTTATCCCCCGATTAAAAAATCAGACGCCGGGGGTAAAAAAGAAAACCCCCTGACGGAATCAGGGGGTGTATTGATATCATAAACGATTCGATTTCCTTTCATCCGGACTGTACCGTCGGCTCTGGAGTTCCACCAGATCAGTCTATCGTTTTGCGATAGAGTCGCGGGCTATAACCGCCGGTTTGGAATTGCCTTGCAAGGCTCACCATACCCCGAAAATCTTGAGGTGAGATTATTTCACATTTTTGTGTTTGTCAATAAAATTTTATTTAATTCTCCTATGGCTGTTCGCGTATCGGGTGCTTCCAAAGCTGTTTTTTTATAGGATGGATCTATCTTATCATTTTTTATTTTCTTTACAGTAAGATAGTTACCGCTATTTCTCAATACTTCTCTTTCCCGGTTCCTTCTTTCAAAGATTTCCATAGCGCTACTATTTAAACCGGGATCTCTAAAGGGGGTTCCGACAGTTGCCAGCGCCATTAACATCTCATCATGGAGTGGTATGCGGGAGCAAAGCCTTTTGTCATCACTGCGAATGGCCGCTATGGTTATTCCTCTCTGGCGTCCAATAGCCGGTCCTTCTCCAATATGGAACTCAGCATCGTACAAAGCTTTTCGGAAGGGGATGGAAGAAGAATAGGAGATCAGGATTCCGTCGCGGGATATGCGGCTCTTCAGAAGGCTCAGAAATTCTACTGAATAAAGCACGGGATCATTGGAGGGTGAGAAACCGTCGTGAAAAACAATATCGAAGTATTTTTCAGGCAATTCGGGAATGATGGCCCTCGCATCGCCGCAATGAAAAATCAACTGTCCGCTTAACTGATTCTGAATAAAGCCATCGACCGCCCGATCGTACATCTCTTTGCTTTCAATCTCCAGAGGAAGACAGGATCCTAAAAAAAGCAACTC contains:
- a CDS encoding MutS-related protein → MTDRIFDFAGIDFFLEHFRPRTPEGKKYKSEKKIYSDPGDLNRIYNRVEMVRSYLEGASEQFDKIRFHLDRIPAISNRFVKGELRSELQCIKKLLHNYRAVSLLLDERLKNEFSFNYISDPILKLLGYEVDQQESFYIKDSYSDELKQIRRHLRETEKEISRIKQERIEEIRQTFSLDFRFNDFLVVPEGAIPEGSEIMLYIEPYDNSSVVVKPQLGKKYHDTRNGASQYYKREKELEEEILISLAETIEHERQSLILCVKSLTEMDLTLARADAAIKFRCIKPEISHNGFILASNLRFLPVEENCLNERVPYTPLSAEFDAPHIVISGSNMGGKTVVLKTLLFAQILSQMGFFVPATRFKTILFRSFNLIGDKLGTGVNGLSSFGEEIMSLIEGAAEGRTLYIIDEFARTTNSAEALALNSALLKSFSGRKETWSFSSTHQENLPELENISYWTMRGLDYLKYGEYFHSNFKGDLSERIRLINKYMDYRIEPRAAGAVNSRDALKIADILGLDSQLIGYAEKYMEKQEKQNG
- a CDS encoding LPP20 family lipoprotein, producing the protein MKHFLYLSFFIAVIFSASPQNAPAWVDSFPYSPEFYTGIGSSNLGNRSDDYQRALAQARMNLAAEISTSISAETIIETEDRGNGNTRSAFYEKLNQSVEQNLKEWEIVDTWYSEKQGFWVYVRLNKNRWMQIQEEETSQLLQRIQQILKDDYFTPARTTADKFNLLATAAQVLVTSPYGMVLSGSIGGVYTGNINDFILSEIYRLGTSIEIDGKSQERETTLNKGAELIISCRSGENYPGKLPLKIENSLTGFLYSQTDINGTARIALGSDMLQTGANSIKIIIDFDRFGFPMENMYSKAFFRDETIREITVLSSRIFLSVESNKETTISTENSIRAIFSGENRIFEIADDRNSSDFSLIFTLTYSEFPQVLENAPLMAGLRGHISLRKDSTVLYEYETELFKDGGLTYSQANERVFRKMISRLSAEAPFIREIERVISE
- a CDS encoding OAM dimerization domain-containing protein, producing MMIKAYGDTINDGAVQLSFTLPVPSGPKADEAARIYAGKLGFEECEVVHSNPLAEDFTFFVVYGKSPVSVDFSKVVVEEVETSMDFYEVNDFIRDRLGRKIVVVGACTGSDAHTVGIDAIMNMKGYDQHYGLERYPEIEAYNLGAQIPNEELIAFAKKVHADAILVSQIVTQKEVHIHNMTNFVELMEAEGLREKTVICAGGPRIGNKLALEIGFDAGFGRGSYPEHVASFIVEKLAEKEHRG
- the ribB gene encoding 3,4-dihydroxy-2-butanone-4-phosphate synthase produces the protein MNVKKRIESALEHYRSGGMIIVTDDFERENEGDLMVSAQCITVDQISFMAKYGRGLICLPIEKSTAERLNLPLMSRSNSSQYSTAFTISVDAAEGTTTGISAFDRLLTIQTIINCQSEEADLLRPGHLFPLIAAEGGLKERKGHTEAAVEISRYVGHHPSGVICEIMSDDGTMTRGKDLEAFARTHNLPLISIEEMEEFFYSKEEEPVFLPTDKGTFELYCFSSGLSEHMPHIALVHKQADLSGPITVRLHSECLTGDIFGSQRCDCGNQLKKALEILNEKRGILLYMRQEGRGIGLVNKMKAYRLQEAGCDTVDANIKLGFSPDERNYEDAAHILKKLGIKEVELLTNNPLKVEGLIQSGIKVNRRIPLESTATPYSRYYLETKKERMKHILEIREAI
- a CDS encoding MFS transporter, with the translated sequence MEANIKKEYLFISFYNLDLTRGIWMIYLAMRGFSLIELGMLESSFHITSFLMEIPTGAVADLWSRKASRILGRVFYLSSLFILFLATGFAFQLLGFVLCAIGYNLESGAGEALLYDSLDMKTRESRYMKILGIKEFIIQASSILALLVGGFLATRGYDLVFALSITVVILSLLTAFSFREPIVHQEIKSIEGLHWIKKLKKQTLESLKVVKSRRQIAFYLIFSELIFSFTVSLFFYLQNYWKNIGFSEFHIGAVFAGASLLSGLTSLFAQKIEQKMGGERKLILILPLFLLMSLWGIALSPWKFPFYLVIGFMEGLLLVAISHYINRLIPQEYRATVLSFQSMIFSFFMIALFPLIGWLGETFSLNTAFLIMAITGSLISVFYYSFRIMTKEKNS
- a CDS encoding lysine 5,6-aminomutase subunit alpha, with the protein product MDNKLGLSQEQINRCRSLAAEIVEPVQNYILKHTTDSVERATLRLLGADLVDQEDVPVPNIIINQLKDKMEAGAAAYYINAILKMGCSPEELNKQIAEGLNIGELDLVDRNHIIEKGRELVEKFAAKVKGHRDFRKKKIEASAELQPSPLLYVIVATGNIYEDIKQAQAAAEQGADIIAVIRTTAQSLLDYVPYGPTTEGFGGTYATQENFRIMRKALDETGEKVGRYIRLVNYASGLCMPEIAAMGALERLDMMLNDSMYGILFRDINMYRTFVDQHFSRMINTFADIVINTGEDNYLTTSDAYEKAYTVTASQLINESFAKKSGMPERLMGLGHAFEMNPSIKNGFLFEMAQAQMAREIFPDAPLKYMPPTKYMTGDIFKGYAMNTLFNFIAKATGQGILLLGMLTEAIHTPFMQDRFLAIANARYVMNNMGDLMTDLEFKKDGIMQSRAKSVLNQTEEFLGEIREQGLFDSIEKKMFADISRPKTGGKGLDGVYAKSGDYWNPIEEYLNRELNIAGGAEK
- a CDS encoding ankyrin repeat domain-containing protein, with product MQIIYEILGEIEKGASLDDIRKLIEYGKIKNHTSEDGKTILMSACRWGRLDLVGFLLEDDEIFIDQKDHFGRTALMFAAGHCHEEIVRFLIGKGANINLESKRGWTVLKKAVSGGSLSIVRYLVEECKMDIGKKSNRGADPVFYAAESNHLEILKYFVEERKASVNQIDRHGCTVLMSAARSGADQVVSYLINEAGADRDILCLRGMNTVMHAIEGNQLSTVSLLLDELGYNKDYSDGDGWNYLIFASIHGHLDMVKYLVEECGISVNSMSFSGSTPVMYACLEGHLDVIKYLVEEKKADLSIVNKDKQTIMDIAEENQNTHVIDYFKSFSL
- the ribH gene encoding 6,7-dimethyl-8-ribityllumazine synthase; its protein translation is MEISGHLTGSGRKFAIVVSRFNDLITGKLQEGAMDCLLRHGAKEKDIDLVKVPGALEIPLAADKLAASGKYDAVIALGAVIRGATAHFDIVASESAKGLATISLGRGVPVINGIMTTENIEQALERAGTKAGNKGWDAAMSAIEMADLTGKL